A window of the Synchiropus splendidus isolate RoL2022-P1 chromosome 6, RoL_Sspl_1.0, whole genome shotgun sequence genome harbors these coding sequences:
- the LOC128760996 gene encoding uncharacterized protein LOC128760996 isoform X1 produces the protein MAPQLYLTVYNEQFASPGKVKRVQLRPTSAHRRNNPQPPPDFLFPRNMKSSCRHTRCPPHLQPPVDTRGPLFPPVKRLSLHGPRTGPDQSGPLSSSEKDKPPSSVETLPSVGGHKKLQFTEPPASELSWKPPRRVDHLSHSLPSQQQIKLNGAGRRLTRPQTTLQRRLTAAPLRSGCYSCFQVVNRYQAGHYIIHPEFVSEFSR, from the exons ATGGCTCCTCAGCTTTATCTCACCGTCTACAACGAGCAGTTTGCGTCTCCGGGGAAAGTCAAGAGAGTCCAGCTTCGACCAACCTCTGCCCACCGCAGGAACAACCCCCAGCCTCCGCCG GATTTCTTGTTTCCTCGTAACATGAAGTCCAGCTGCAGGCATACACGTTGTCCCCCACACCTCCAGCCCCCGGTGGACACCAGAGGGCCACTCTTTCCCCCGGTCAAACGTCTGTCCCTCCACGGTCCACGGACGGGACCAGACCAAAGTGGACCTCTCAGCTCCTCAGAAAAGGACAAACCTCCGTCCTCTGTTGAGACGCTGCCCTCTGTGGGTGGACACAAGAAACTGCAGTTCACTGAGCCTCCTGCATCTGAGCTGAGCTGGAAGCCGCCGAG aAGAGTCGATCATCTTTCTCACTCCCTGCCGTCGCAGCAGCAGATAAA GCTGAACGGAGCAGGCCGCAGACTAACCAGACCACAAACGACGCTGCAGCGTCGCCTCACCGCGGCGCCACTCAGAAG CGGCTGCTACAGCTGCTTCCAGGTGGTGAACCGTTACCAGGCTGGACATTACATCATCCACCCCGAGTTTGTGTCTGAATTCTCTCGCTAA
- the LOC128760996 gene encoding uncharacterized protein LOC128760996 isoform X2: MAPQLYLTVYNEQFASPGKVKRVQLRPTSAHRRNNPQPPPPPVDTRGPLFPPVKRLSLHGPRTGPDQSGPLSSSEKDKPPSSVETLPSVGGHKKLQFTEPPASELSWKPPRRVDHLSHSLPSQQQIKLNGAGRRLTRPQTTLQRRLTAAPLRSGCYSCFQVVNRYQAGHYIIHPEFVSEFSR, encoded by the exons ATGGCTCCTCAGCTTTATCTCACCGTCTACAACGAGCAGTTTGCGTCTCCGGGGAAAGTCAAGAGAGTCCAGCTTCGACCAACCTCTGCCCACCGCAGGAACAACCCCCAGCCTCCGCCG CCCCCGGTGGACACCAGAGGGCCACTCTTTCCCCCGGTCAAACGTCTGTCCCTCCACGGTCCACGGACGGGACCAGACCAAAGTGGACCTCTCAGCTCCTCAGAAAAGGACAAACCTCCGTCCTCTGTTGAGACGCTGCCCTCTGTGGGTGGACACAAGAAACTGCAGTTCACTGAGCCTCCTGCATCTGAGCTGAGCTGGAAGCCGCCGAG aAGAGTCGATCATCTTTCTCACTCCCTGCCGTCGCAGCAGCAGATAAA GCTGAACGGAGCAGGCCGCAGACTAACCAGACCACAAACGACGCTGCAGCGTCGCCTCACCGCGGCGCCACTCAGAAG CGGCTGCTACAGCTGCTTCCAGGTGGTGAACCGTTACCAGGCTGGACATTACATCATCCACCCCGAGTTTGTGTCTGAATTCTCTCGCTAA